From Eleftheria terrae, the proteins below share one genomic window:
- a CDS encoding glycoside hydrolase family 15 protein, with product MNPTAAAPPFHGLPSPSSLDCGVIGNCAYSALVDRHARIVWCCLPRFDGDPVFNALIDPSEQGALWGFELESFARSEQYYEPNTAILRTRLYDTHGQGIEVVDFAPRFFSRNRMFRPLSLVRRVKPIAGAPRLRVVLRPRFDWGSTVPTVTRGSHHIRYVGPNQTLRLTTNAPLSYILAESYFVADRPMDFILGPDETLMEGIREVARSFEQDTAAYWRVWSSRLHIPLEWQEATIRAAITLKLSLFEDTGAIIAAMTTSIPEAPGSQRNWDYRYCWLRDAFFVVRALNSLSEIGTMEDYLRWLGNVVSQAAGGHIKPLYGIGLELDLQEQFVPHLPGYRGMGPVRVGNQAHEHFQHDVYGNIILGAAQAFHDRRLLRPAGLAEFQQLEAVGEQAFRVYDQPDAGMWELRTRARVHTSSALMSWAACDRLGKIATRFGLGDRAQFWHARAHEIRHRILDESWSERRQAFAESFGGHDLDASALLMAEVGFIDPRDPRFVATVDALEHSLCDGPYMRRYEAPDDFGKPETAFNICTFWRIDALARIGRKEQAREIFQAMLDARNHLGLLSEDTHPLTREMWGNFPQTYSMVGLINGAVRLSVPWDTQI from the coding sequence ATGAACCCAACAGCGGCCGCGCCGCCCTTCCACGGGCTGCCCTCGCCCTCCTCGCTCGACTGCGGCGTGATCGGCAATTGCGCCTACAGCGCGCTGGTGGACCGCCATGCCCGCATCGTCTGGTGCTGCCTGCCGCGCTTCGACGGCGACCCGGTCTTCAACGCCCTGATCGATCCGTCGGAACAAGGCGCGCTGTGGGGCTTCGAGCTGGAGTCGTTCGCGCGCAGCGAGCAGTACTACGAGCCCAACACCGCCATCCTGCGCACCCGGCTGTACGACACGCACGGCCAGGGCATCGAGGTGGTCGACTTCGCGCCGCGCTTCTTCAGCCGCAACCGCATGTTCCGGCCGCTGTCGCTGGTGCGTCGGGTCAAGCCCATTGCGGGCGCACCGCGCCTGCGGGTGGTGCTGCGGCCGCGCTTCGACTGGGGCAGCACCGTCCCGACCGTGACCCGCGGCAGCCACCACATTCGCTATGTCGGACCCAACCAGACACTCCGGCTGACCACCAACGCACCGCTAAGCTACATCCTGGCCGAGTCCTACTTCGTCGCCGACCGGCCGATGGACTTCATCCTCGGCCCCGACGAGACGCTGATGGAAGGCATCCGGGAGGTCGCCCGCTCGTTCGAGCAGGACACGGCCGCCTACTGGCGTGTCTGGAGCAGCCGGCTGCACATTCCGCTGGAATGGCAGGAGGCGACCATCCGGGCGGCCATCACCCTCAAGCTCTCGCTGTTCGAGGACACCGGCGCCATCATCGCCGCCATGACCACCAGCATCCCCGAGGCGCCGGGCAGCCAGCGCAACTGGGACTACCGCTACTGCTGGCTGCGCGACGCGTTCTTCGTGGTGCGGGCGCTCAACAGCCTGTCCGAGATCGGCACCATGGAGGACTACCTGCGCTGGCTGGGCAATGTGGTCTCGCAGGCCGCCGGCGGGCACATCAAGCCGCTCTACGGCATTGGCCTGGAGCTGGACCTGCAGGAGCAGTTCGTGCCGCACCTGCCCGGCTACCGGGGCATGGGGCCGGTGCGGGTCGGCAACCAGGCGCACGAGCACTTCCAGCATGACGTCTACGGCAACATCATCCTGGGCGCAGCCCAGGCCTTCCACGACCGGCGGCTGCTGCGGCCGGCCGGGCTGGCCGAGTTCCAGCAGCTGGAGGCGGTGGGCGAGCAGGCCTTCCGCGTCTATGACCAGCCCGACGCCGGCATGTGGGAGCTGCGCACCCGGGCCCGCGTGCACACCTCCTCCGCCCTGATGAGCTGGGCCGCCTGCGACCGGCTTGGCAAGATCGCCACCCGTTTCGGCCTGGGCGACCGGGCGCAGTTCTGGCATGCCCGCGCCCACGAGATCCGCCACCGCATCCTCGACGAATCCTGGTCCGAGAGGCGACAGGCCTTCGCCGAGAGCTTCGGCGGGCACGACCTCGATGCCAGCGCACTGCTGATGGCCGAGGTCGGCTTCATCGACCCGCGCGACCCGCGCTTCGTGGCCACCGTCGACGCGCTGGAGCACTCGCTGTGCGATGGCCCCTACATGCGGCGCTACGAGGCGCCGGACGACTTCGGCAAGCCGGAGACGGCCTTCAACATCTGCACCTTCTGGCGCATTGACGCGCTCGCGCGCATCGGCCGCAAGGAGCAGGCGCGCGAGATCTTCCAGGCCATGCTGGACGCGCGCAACCACCTCGGGCTGCTGTCGGAGGACACGCACCCGCTGACACGTGAAATGTGGGGCAACTTCCCCCAGACCTACTCG
- the otsB gene encoding trehalose-phosphatase: MQHARFSPSSPLSLPALDTRSALFLDFDGTLAELAPRPDAVRVPPELIDTLRALHQALQGAIAIVSGRPVAQLDALLAPLHLASAGVHGVERRSADGYLQRLPAPDGLILVQQRADALAAELPGLLVEHKPGALALHYRQRPQARERCVEVMEAAVREAGGLTLLHGKMVLEAKPEMATKGHAIAAFLREPPFLGRRPLFAGDDVTDEAGFAAVQAAGGDTLKIGEGETAAVHRLADPAALRSWLARCAAQLAAQPTGSADGG, translated from the coding sequence ATGCAGCACGCCCGGTTCTCGCCCTCGTCCCCGCTTTCCCTGCCCGCGCTCGACACCCGCAGCGCCCTGTTCCTCGACTTCGATGGCACCCTGGCCGAGCTGGCACCCCGCCCGGATGCGGTGCGGGTGCCGCCGGAGTTGATCGACACGCTGCGCGCGCTGCACCAGGCCCTGCAAGGGGCGATCGCCATCGTCTCCGGCCGCCCCGTTGCCCAGCTGGACGCCTTGCTGGCGCCGCTGCACCTGGCATCGGCCGGCGTGCATGGCGTCGAGCGGCGCAGCGCCGACGGCTACCTGCAGCGCCTGCCCGCGCCCGACGGCCTTATCCTGGTGCAACAACGCGCGGACGCGCTGGCGGCCGAGCTGCCGGGGCTGCTGGTCGAGCACAAGCCGGGGGCGCTGGCACTGCACTACCGTCAGCGGCCGCAGGCGCGTGAGCGCTGCGTGGAGGTGATGGAGGCCGCGGTGCGCGAAGCGGGCGGGCTGACGCTGCTGCACGGCAAGATGGTGTTGGAAGCCAAGCCGGAGATGGCCACCAAGGGCCATGCCATTGCGGCCTTCCTGCGGGAGCCTCCCTTCCTCGGCCGCCGCCCGCTTTTCGCGGGCGACGACGTGACGGACGAGGCCGGCTTCGCCGCGGTGCAGGCCGCAGGCGGCGACACCCTGAAGATCGGCGAAGGTGAAACCGCCGCCGTCCACCGGCTGGCCGACCCGGCCGCCCTGCGCAGCTGGCTGGCACGGTGCGCCGCGCAGCTCGCTGCACAACCCACCGGCAGTGCGGACGGCGGCTGA
- a CDS encoding DUF2061 domain-containing protein, whose translation MAKTASFGILHLGISFSVGYVLTGSVAISGAMTLIEPLLNTVAHYFFDKYWGHAPLVARLRRWGQALRVGRAAAGPASVPV comes from the coding sequence ATGGCCAAGACTGCCAGCTTCGGCATCCTGCACCTCGGCATCTCGTTCTCGGTAGGCTATGTGCTCACCGGCAGCGTCGCGATCAGTGGCGCGATGACGCTGATCGAGCCGCTGCTCAACACGGTGGCCCACTACTTCTTCGACAAGTACTGGGGGCATGCGCCGCTGGTGGCCCGGCTGCGTCGCTGGGGGCAGGCGCTGCGGGTCGGGCGGGCGGCCGCCGGGCCAGCGTCGGTGCCTGTCTGA
- a CDS encoding SMP-30/gluconolactonase/LRE family protein — protein sequence MRRLLLVLATAVGAGVAYLLLWPVPIDPVAWQAPAAPGYQGAHAVNHRLAQLRSLDLGGDDGPEHVVARPDGWIYIAVRSGRILRMRADGSGREVAVHTGGRPLGFDFDAAGAMVIADPMYGRHGALLKATGIGPTARLQVLADEVEGDPLRYVDAVVVARNGKIYFTDASRRFGPKAWGGTFEASVLDIIEHQATGRVLEHDPATGQTRVLMSGLCFPNGLALSADESHLFVNETGEYRIWKLAVLARQLDARALTLDAAPQAQVLLDNLPGYPDNLMRGLDGRLWVGFAKPRSEFMDESADQPWLRRLTLRLPRAWWPVPAAYGHVMAFDETGRVRADLQDPSGAYPETTAITETADRLYVQSLHAKTLGWLDKAAAGL from the coding sequence ATGAGACGCCTGTTGCTGGTCCTCGCCACGGCCGTCGGGGCCGGAGTTGCCTACCTGTTGCTGTGGCCCGTGCCGATCGACCCGGTGGCGTGGCAGGCGCCGGCTGCGCCGGGCTACCAGGGCGCGCATGCCGTCAACCACCGGCTGGCGCAACTGCGCTCGCTCGACCTGGGAGGCGACGACGGCCCGGAGCATGTGGTGGCGAGGCCGGACGGCTGGATCTACATCGCCGTGCGCAGCGGCCGCATCCTGCGCATGCGGGCCGACGGCTCGGGACGCGAGGTGGCGGTGCACACCGGGGGACGACCGCTGGGCTTCGATTTCGATGCGGCCGGGGCGATGGTCATCGCCGACCCGATGTACGGCCGCCATGGCGCCTTGCTGAAAGCCACCGGCATCGGGCCCACCGCACGGTTGCAGGTGCTGGCCGACGAGGTGGAGGGCGACCCGCTGCGGTATGTCGACGCAGTGGTGGTGGCGCGCAATGGCAAGATCTACTTCACCGATGCCTCGCGCCGCTTCGGGCCCAAGGCCTGGGGTGGCACCTTCGAAGCCAGCGTGCTCGACATCATCGAGCATCAGGCCACCGGCCGGGTGCTGGAGCACGACCCGGCGACCGGCCAGACGCGCGTGTTGATGAGCGGGCTGTGCTTTCCCAATGGGCTGGCCCTGTCGGCTGACGAAAGCCACCTGTTCGTCAACGAAACCGGGGAATACCGCATCTGGAAGCTGGCCGTGCTGGCCCGCCAGCTCGACGCCCGGGCGCTCACCCTCGATGCGGCCCCGCAAGCCCAGGTGTTGCTCGACAACCTGCCGGGTTATCCCGACAACCTGATGCGCGGCCTGGATGGGCGGCTGTGGGTCGGCTTTGCCAAGCCGCGCAGCGAATTCATGGACGAGAGTGCCGACCAGCCGTGGCTGCGCCGCCTGACCCTGCGCCTGCCGCGCGCCTGGTGGCCGGTGCCGGCGGCGTACGGGCATGTGATGGCCTTCGATGAAACCGGCCGGGTGCGGGCCGACCTGCAGGACCCGAGCGGCGCCTATCCCGAAACGACCGCCATCACCGAGACGGCGGACCGGCTCTATGTCCAGAGCCTGCATGCCAAGACGCTCGGCTGGCTGGACAAGGCAGCCGCCGGCCTGTGA
- a CDS encoding phytanoyl-CoA dioxygenase family protein: MSHPLKNLLLGPWWALALLTPAKSFRDNPLIGSRRLNDWGLHAWRLRTAHALAAQRRERLASLVSPQDRAAFERDGFVLRTEALPPAVFERLRERVLAHRAPAREMVQGDTVTRRIALDAAFLRAQPEVREFLAGPLWHGLTRYVGSFDQEPVGYVQTILSQVRKAAPDPQTRLHADTFHPTVKAWLFLTDVEADAGAFCYVPGSHRLSPERLAWERELSLEAARHADRYTARGSFRVARESLPALGLPPPRAFDVPANTLVVADTFGFHARGPAVRPSVRIELWGYGRRNPFLPWVGADPLSWPGIAQARAPAYWRAMDWREACGGKRSPWRDAGLLTPNAPPRSLE; encoded by the coding sequence ATGAGCCACCCGCTGAAAAACCTGCTGCTGGGCCCGTGGTGGGCGCTGGCCTTGCTGACGCCGGCGAAGTCGTTCCGGGACAATCCGCTGATCGGCTCGCGCCGCCTGAACGACTGGGGCCTGCATGCCTGGCGGCTGCGCACCGCCCACGCACTGGCGGCTCAGCGGCGCGAACGGCTGGCCTCCCTGGTGTCGCCGCAGGACCGCGCCGCCTTCGAGCGAGACGGCTTCGTGCTGCGCACCGAGGCCTTGCCGCCCGCTGTCTTCGAGCGGCTGCGCGAGCGGGTGCTGGCCCACCGTGCCCCGGCGCGCGAGATGGTGCAGGGCGATACCGTGACCCGGCGCATCGCGCTCGATGCGGCCTTCCTGCGGGCCCAGCCTGAAGTGCGTGAGTTCCTCGCCGGACCGCTGTGGCACGGCCTGACACGCTATGTCGGCAGTTTCGACCAGGAGCCGGTGGGCTATGTGCAGACCATCCTGTCGCAGGTGCGCAAGGCGGCGCCCGATCCGCAGACCCGGCTGCATGCCGACACCTTCCATCCCACCGTCAAGGCCTGGCTGTTCCTGACCGATGTGGAGGCCGATGCGGGCGCCTTCTGCTATGTGCCCGGCTCGCACCGGCTGAGCCCGGAGCGCCTGGCCTGGGAGCGCGAGCTGAGCCTGGAGGCCGCCCGGCATGCCGACCGCTACACCGCCCGCGGCTCGTTCCGGGTGGCACGTGAGTCATTGCCGGCGCTCGGGCTGCCGCCGCCGCGGGCCTTCGACGTGCCGGCCAACACCCTGGTGGTGGCCGACACCTTCGGCTTCCACGCGCGCGGCCCGGCGGTGCGGCCCTCGGTGCGCATCGAGCTGTGGGGCTATGGCCGGCGCAATCCCTTCCTGCCGTGGGTGGGGGCCGATCCGTTGTCCTGGCCCGGTATTGCGCAGGCACGCGCGCCCGCCTACTGGCGCGCGATGGACTGGCGGGAGGCCTGCGGCGGCAAGCGCAGCCCCTGGCGCGATGCCGGGCTGCTGACGCCCAACGCACCGCCGCGGTCCCTGGAGTAG
- a CDS encoding pyridoxamine 5'-phosphate oxidase family protein: protein MSTPLPGSPAAAALPGGPDTGSPFHPGEQELQARAGLRERMEQVGRKVIRDFMPDQHRELFEQLPLLVVGSLDEQQRPWASWLCGQPGFVRSPDARRLQVQARVDAGDPLATRLAVGQPLGLLGIQLETRRRNRMNGRISEVGADGFTVQVEESFGNCPQYIQARLPSFVPPAAAGLPAPPRAEARQLSPLAASLVAAADTLFIASAAPGAAGVDVSHRGGRPGFVALSQDAGGTVLTLPDYRGNFLFNTLGNLRLWPHAGLLFPDFERGGLLQLTGSTEIVWDGPEVEAVPGAQRLLRFRVESGWWRAGALPLRWSAPQLAPQLVALGE, encoded by the coding sequence ATGAGCACGCCCCTGCCCGGCTCACCGGCCGCGGCCGCCCTGCCAGGCGGGCCCGACACGGGCTCGCCGTTCCACCCCGGCGAGCAGGAGCTGCAGGCCCGCGCCGGCCTGCGCGAGCGCATGGAGCAGGTCGGCCGCAAGGTGATCCGCGACTTCATGCCCGACCAGCACCGCGAGCTGTTCGAGCAACTGCCGCTGCTGGTGGTGGGCAGCCTCGACGAACAGCAGCGCCCCTGGGCGTCCTGGCTGTGCGGCCAGCCGGGCTTTGTGCGCAGCCCGGATGCGCGCCGGCTGCAGGTGCAGGCCCGGGTGGACGCTGGCGATCCGCTGGCCACCCGGCTGGCAGTGGGCCAGCCGCTGGGGCTGCTGGGCATCCAGCTCGAAACCCGGCGCCGCAACCGCATGAACGGCCGCATCAGTGAGGTCGGCGCCGACGGCTTCACCGTGCAGGTGGAAGAGAGCTTCGGCAACTGCCCGCAGTACATCCAGGCGCGCCTGCCCTCCTTCGTCCCGCCGGCGGCTGCCGGCTTGCCCGCCCCGCCGCGTGCCGAGGCACGGCAGCTGTCGCCGCTGGCCGCCTCGCTGGTGGCGGCGGCCGACACCCTGTTCATCGCTTCCGCGGCACCCGGCGCGGCGGGCGTGGATGTGTCCCACCGGGGCGGCCGGCCGGGTTTTGTCGCGCTCTCGCAGGATGCCGGCGGCACCGTGCTGACACTGCCCGACTACCGCGGCAACTTCCTCTTCAACACCTTGGGCAACCTCCGCCTGTGGCCGCATGCCGGGCTGCTGTTTCCCGACTTCGAGCGCGGCGGGCTGCTGCAGCTGACCGGCAGTACCGAGATCGTCTGGGACGGTCCGGAAGTCGAAGCGGTGCCGGGCGCGCAGCGGCTGTTGAGGTTTCGCGTCGAGTCGGGCTGGTGGCGGGCAGGGGCGCTGCCGCTGCGCTGGTCGGCCCCGCAGCTCGCGCCTCAGCTGGTGGCCCTGGGGGAATAG
- a CDS encoding glutathione S-transferase family protein, translated as MSRPSASMPAQPIRLYRYALSGHAHRVELFLSLLGLPVQRIDVDLKAGEQRQPAFLARNPFGQVPVIEDGELTLADSNAILVYLARRYDSSGHWLPLEPAAAGEVQRWLSVAAGPLALGPAAARVAAVFGRPLDPRSHEIATRLFDQLDARLADRSWLLAGDTPTIADIALYTYTAHAPEGGVSLVPYAHLRAWLARIEALPGFVGMQRSAVPAPQQPSSATAGPRP; from the coding sequence ATGAGCCGCCCTTCAGCCTCCATGCCGGCGCAGCCGATCCGCCTCTACCGCTACGCCCTGTCCGGCCATGCGCATCGCGTGGAGCTCTTCCTGTCGCTGCTCGGCCTGCCGGTGCAGCGGATCGACGTCGACCTGAAGGCCGGCGAGCAACGCCAGCCCGCCTTCCTGGCCCGCAACCCCTTTGGCCAGGTGCCGGTGATCGAGGACGGCGAGCTGACGCTGGCCGACAGCAACGCCATCCTGGTCTACCTGGCGCGCCGCTACGACAGCAGCGGCCACTGGCTGCCGCTGGAGCCGGCCGCCGCTGGCGAGGTGCAGCGCTGGCTCAGCGTGGCCGCCGGCCCGCTGGCGCTCGGCCCCGCGGCCGCCCGGGTGGCGGCCGTCTTCGGCCGCCCGCTGGACCCGCGCAGCCACGAGATCGCCACCCGCCTGTTCGACCAGCTCGACGCCCGGCTCGCCGACCGCTCCTGGCTGCTGGCCGGCGACACGCCCACCATCGCCGACATCGCGCTCTACACCTACACCGCGCATGCGCCCGAAGGCGGCGTGTCGCTGGTGCCCTATGCCCACCTGCGGGCCTGGCTGGCGCGCATCGAGGCCTTGCCGGGCTTCGTGGGCATGCAGCGCTCGGCAGTGCCGGCCCCGCAGCAGCCGTCTTCCGCCACGGCAGGTCCGCGGCCATGA
- a CDS encoding LysR family transcriptional regulator yields MDRLECMQVFVAVAEAAGFAAAARRLRLSAPAVTRAVVALEQQVGARLLHRTTRSVRLTEAGERYLLDCKRILADIEEAEASAGGAYAEPQGQLSVTASVMFGRLHVAPLVLDFLDAHPRMRVRTFFVDRVVHLIDEGLDVAVRIAHLPDSSLTALPVGMVRRVVVAAPTYLAARGVPKQPADLAAHDAIGGSQTGGPDQPWQFGGPPGDGARQLVQPRVRLLVNAGEVSIDAALAGHGVTRALSYQVADAVRAGRLQIVLAEFEPPPIPVHLVYAEGRKAAAKVRAFVDFAAERLRRTLAAQA; encoded by the coding sequence ATGGATCGTCTGGAGTGCATGCAGGTGTTTGTCGCGGTCGCCGAGGCGGCCGGCTTTGCGGCTGCAGCCCGGCGCCTGCGGCTGTCGGCGCCGGCCGTCACCCGGGCGGTGGTGGCGCTGGAGCAGCAGGTGGGTGCCCGGCTGCTGCACCGCACGACCCGCAGCGTGCGGCTGACGGAGGCCGGCGAGCGCTACCTGCTCGACTGCAAGCGCATCCTGGCGGACATCGAGGAAGCCGAGGCGTCGGCCGGCGGCGCCTATGCCGAGCCACAGGGCCAGCTGTCGGTCACGGCGTCGGTGATGTTCGGCCGCCTGCATGTGGCACCGCTGGTGCTGGACTTCCTCGACGCGCATCCCCGCATGCGGGTGCGGACCTTCTTCGTCGACCGGGTCGTTCACCTGATCGACGAAGGCCTCGACGTGGCGGTGCGCATCGCCCACCTGCCGGACTCTTCGCTGACGGCACTGCCGGTCGGCATGGTGCGCCGGGTGGTGGTGGCGGCGCCCACCTACCTTGCTGCGCGCGGCGTGCCGAAGCAGCCGGCCGACCTGGCCGCGCACGATGCCATTGGCGGCTCGCAGACCGGCGGGCCGGACCAGCCCTGGCAGTTCGGCGGGCCGCCCGGTGACGGGGCGCGCCAGCTGGTGCAGCCGCGGGTGCGGCTGCTCGTGAATGCCGGCGAGGTGAGCATTGACGCCGCGCTGGCCGGGCATGGCGTGACCCGCGCGCTGTCCTACCAGGTGGCGGATGCGGTGCGCGCCGGCCGCCTGCAGATCGTGCTGGCCGAGTTCGAGCCGCCACCCATCCCGGTTCACCTCGTCTATGCCGAAGGCCGCAAGGCGGCGGCGAAGGTGAGGGCCTTCGTGGACTTCGCCGCCGAGCGCTTGCGCCGGACGCTGGCGGCCCAGGCGTGA
- a CDS encoding malonate--CoA ligase: protein MDTHHNLFAALRAGWPAELDGIAIETDNGLHYRWSDLERGSAMMANLLASLGLPAGARIAVQTDKSVEALMLYLATLRAGLVYLPLNTAYRLAELEYFIGNAEPSVVVCASRDFSAVSKLAFSMGTAYVFTLDDTRSGSLLERASHMSDRHEPVPRSPEDLAVILYTSGTTGRSKGAMLTHGNMLSNALTLRDYWDWRREDVLIHALPIFHIHGLFVAVHSALLQGSRMIWLSKFDPATVVAKLPHASVFMGVPTLYVRLLAEPGLTREACAGMRLFISGSAPLLVETFERFRERTGHTILERYGMSETVMLTSNPCRPEDGPRVGGTVGRPLPGVSVRVVDAKTGQPCGVGEIGGVEVRGPNVFAGYWRLPEKTAEEFTADGWFRTGDVGRFDENGYLSIVGRSKDLVISGGYNVYPAEVEDVLNRQDGVAESAVIGVPHPDFGEAVVAVAVARPGVLLQEAALIAALKDALANYKVPKRVFVVAELPRNTMGKVQKALLREQHRELFTKAA from the coding sequence ATGGACACCCACCACAACCTGTTTGCCGCGCTGCGCGCGGGCTGGCCGGCCGAGCTGGACGGCATCGCGATCGAGACCGACAACGGCCTGCATTACCGCTGGTCGGACCTGGAGCGCGGCAGCGCGATGATGGCCAACCTGCTGGCCAGCCTCGGCCTGCCGGCCGGCGCACGCATCGCGGTGCAGACCGACAAGTCGGTCGAGGCCCTGATGCTCTACCTCGCCACCCTGCGGGCCGGCCTGGTCTACCTGCCGCTGAACACGGCCTACCGGCTGGCCGAGCTGGAGTACTTCATCGGCAATGCCGAGCCGTCGGTGGTGGTCTGCGCGAGCCGCGACTTTTCCGCCGTCAGCAAGCTGGCCTTCTCGATGGGCACGGCGTATGTCTTCACGCTGGACGACACGCGCAGCGGCTCGCTGCTGGAGCGCGCCTCGCACATGAGCGACCGCCATGAGCCGGTGCCGCGCTCGCCCGAGGACCTGGCCGTCATCCTCTACACCTCGGGCACCACCGGCCGCAGCAAGGGTGCCATGCTGACGCACGGCAACATGCTCAGCAACGCGCTCACGCTGCGCGACTACTGGGACTGGCGGCGCGAGGACGTGTTGATCCATGCCCTGCCCATCTTCCACATCCACGGGCTCTTCGTGGCGGTGCATTCGGCCTTGCTGCAGGGCAGCCGGATGATCTGGCTGTCGAAGTTCGACCCCGCGACGGTGGTGGCGAAGCTGCCGCACGCCAGCGTCTTCATGGGGGTGCCGACCCTTTATGTGCGCCTGCTGGCCGAGCCGGGCCTGACGCGCGAGGCCTGCGCCGGAATGCGGCTGTTCATCAGCGGCTCGGCGCCCTTGCTGGTGGAGACCTTCGAGCGCTTCCGCGAGCGCACCGGCCACACCATCCTGGAGCGCTACGGCATGAGCGAGACGGTGATGCTGACCTCCAACCCCTGCCGCCCCGAAGACGGCCCCCGGGTCGGCGGCACGGTGGGCCGGCCCTTGCCGGGCGTGAGCGTGCGGGTGGTCGATGCCAAGACCGGTCAGCCATGCGGGGTGGGCGAGATCGGCGGGGTGGAGGTGCGTGGGCCGAACGTCTTCGCTGGCTACTGGCGCCTGCCCGAGAAGACCGCCGAGGAGTTCACCGCCGACGGCTGGTTCCGCACCGGCGACGTCGGCCGCTTCGACGAGAACGGCTACCTGAGCATCGTGGGTCGCAGCAAGGACCTGGTCATCAGTGGCGGCTACAACGTCTACCCGGCCGAGGTCGAGGACGTGCTCAACCGGCAGGACGGCGTGGCCGAGTCGGCCGTCATCGGCGTGCCGCATCCCGACTTCGGCGAGGCGGTGGTGGCGGTGGCCGTGGCGCGTCCCGGCGTGCTGCTGCAGGAGGCAGCCCTCATCGCCGCGCTGAAGGACGCGCTTGCAAACTACAAGGTGCCCAAGCGGGTGTTCGTGGTCGCCGAGCTGCCGCGCAACACCATGGGCAAGGTCCAGAAGGCGCTGCTGCGCGAGCAGCATCGCGAGCTGTTCACGAAAGCCGCCTGA